Part of the Cololabis saira isolate AMF1-May2022 chromosome 15, fColSai1.1, whole genome shotgun sequence genome, GCAAAAAGCATTCAAGGTACAAGAGGTTATACCTATCCTGGTGAAAATAAGGAGGGTGGTAACATTCTTTCACAAAAGCTCCAAAGCATCTGATGCTCTCCGTGACCAGCAGCACAGCTTGGCCCTCGACAAACACAAGCTAATCCACGATGTTTCCACAAGGTGGAATAGTTCCCTTGAGATGTTGGAGCGTTATTGGGAACAGAAGACTGCTGTGACACTGGTGTTGAGGAAAATCAAGCCAAGGGGAGAACCACTGCCTTCCCTCACAGATGAGGAAATGAAAGTTGTCCCAGAAATTGTCAAACTGATGTCCCCCCTGAAATTGGCAACTAAGCTCCTCAGTGAGGAGAAGACCCCCACTCTCTCCATCGTTGCCCCAATGTTGGCCAAACTACGGTCAGACTTTGGAGCAAAGCACAGTGATCTATCAGTCATTGGCAAGATGAAAGACCAGTTCAGAAATGACTTTGACTCCCGTTACAACTACATCCAAGACTTCCTCGACAACGCCTCAGCGCTTGATCCCCGCTTCAAAGAGCTGAACTTTGTGAACAACACTGCAAAGGACGTGATATTCCTGAGGATAGCAGAAGAAGTGGAGGATATGGTAAGAAATATATTATTCTCAGTATTTAGCAGTTAGTCTCACTCTTATTTTCTCTGTCTCACTTAaggtgtttctgtttcagtttatAGTATTCTAATgatatttatttctgctttgCCCAATAACCGATCCATTGCTTAAAATATAGGCATATAGCACCTGTGCTAGTTTTCAACACAAATgtactaaaataataatagcttATCTCTGCTCTGCTGATTATTGTCAGGCAAGGGCTGATGGTATGCTGGATGATGGCCAGGCAGCAGACGCAGAAGGTGATGGGAGACGCCACGGGGAGGAGGACGCGGAGGCGGAGGAGGAGTTCGAGGAGGAGATCGAGGAGGAGGAAAATAAAGTGCAGGAgatggaagaagaggagagaggtTTGTTTTGGGACTCctagttatgttttttttcttataatgtTGTGTTGATTTGAACATACAGTAGGTGTGATGATGATCTTGTAATGCAGACCTTATGCTGAAAATGGGTGAgatattgtaaaaaaataataataataacaggcTCAAGCAGCCTGCTGcatatgaataaatatatttggAGCATTAAAAAGTGAGTTGTGAGCCTGTGCTATTGTTTAATTGCGATTATTGTATCATACTTAACCAGTatattgtttagttttcttttgttatactgtatatattattgTAGACATGTTGTGTAACTCATGTCTCttttatcttgtcttgtctaccCTAGGTGAGCCAGAGCCTCCAAAGAAGAAGTCAGCCTTGGACCTGTTGCTTGGAACGTTCCTCACTCCTAGAGCACCAGAGAAGACCATCAGAGAGAGAGCTAAGGAGGAAATATCAAAATACAGGGGGAGGGATGGGTTAGGTGTCAATGGTGATGTGTTGCAGTGGTGGAAAGACCAAGTGGATCTTCCACTGCTTTCAAAATTGGCCAGGAGCTATTTGTCCATCCCTGCAACAAGTGTCCCCTCTGAACGAGTGTTCAGCACAGCAGGGGACATTATAACAGCAGAGCGCAGTCGGCTTCTCCCTGAACATGTGGACCAACTAATCTTCctgaaaaaaaaccttaagAAAAGCCATATGAAATAAATCACAAATTGAGGTGTTGATAGTGAGAGTAGCATTTACAGAAagataattgtatttttttattttttgtcttatgGACTTTGCATACAAGACACTCAGGGAGAGTAGTCTCTTTACACTACGGCAGCAGTGAGTCTGTGACTGCCAtattgtttacattttatttaattgtattattttgttttatgaaCATTGCATATGACACTCAGGGAGAGTAGTCTCTTTACACTACGGCAGCAGTAAGTCTGTGACTGCTATATTGTTTACATTTTGTCTCTTTACACTACAGCAGCAGTAAGTCTGTGACTGCTAtattgtttacattttatttaattgtattattttgttttatgaaCATTGCATACAAGACACTCAGGGAGAGTAGTCTCTTTACACTACGGCAGCAGTGAGTCTGTGACTGCTAtattgtttacattttatttcattgtattttgttttatgaACATTGCATATGACACTCAGTGAGAGTAGTCTGTTTTTGAAGGAATAAACCAAATTCTTTTTGGAGTAACATACTGCAtcgaatcttttttttaaaaatgtaaatacctTTGCTTTTTCGTATCATGTTGAATCGCATCGTATCGCAATCAATCACATCATATCGCATCGTATCGCATTGATTTGAACTAAAAGGTTATCGTATATAATCGCATCGGGAAGAGGGAGAATCGTATCGCATCGTATCGCCAGAAAATTCAGATTATCTCTAAAGTATCGGATCGCTGGCAGTGCATCGAGATGCGTATCGGATCTTCCTGAAAGCTGAGATTCACAACCCtagtttacatgcagcagttcgtaatgataaacatttgaatgtaaataaaaaagttgtaccccaaattctgctgtcacacacatgagtctgataaattattagggttaggattgtttttatgtgagtaagaaatgtaccttttacgtctcatttattcattcacacacgcactaatctacgtgggaaacagttaggcaccaaatataatatatttaattttctcaaacggcaaaaataagaactttattgatcccacataggagtaatctactttattaattattaacgattgtccttcgacaatcattaataattctttgataactgaaccagcacctccCCTGTGGTACAACATCAatgatattagaaataaatgtatggcTTTATATAAGTTGTGTAGTGGTAGAATAAAATATCATCCAGCACAGAGATGTCATAGGTGTGGAAAAAAACCTtgagaaaaaacaatttttccctctttttataGCAGGCAGTTAATGttctttttcctgtaaagttggacattttaaagtgtaggtaaaTTACTACTTAGGTGAATTACTTTCTttttcaacaaaattaatttctgcatgagagcCAATgcaagaaagagatggtcggccttcctgtcctgagccccaagaagaggactggagtggttttccaagtccaaataataacaCTGTAAAGTCTCATGTTTCCACCAAGTTTCAAACAGGGGACGTTTCACATGTTAGGCTAACGTTATAACcgctacactacagaaactgacatgctttgacCTGCAAAGTTGGCgggcataacaaaaaaaaatcctgtaaaaCATTCTGTTACAAgtcttgacagcaagatggatactgcaggttttctcctggctgctctgaAAGACTCATTCTGAGAGAAATATTTTAtctcttccttttcttcaaGTCTTTGCACATTGACTTTGAAGTTATCTTCATAtgaatcatattagaaataaatgtatggctttatataaattgtcctgttgtggtacaataaaaaaacatccaCCACAGagatgtcatgggtgtgaaaacaATCAAGAAAAAACTTTTCTAAATCTTTTCTAAAGTCAGCtagttaatgtttttttgttctaaagttgcacattttaaagtgtaggtgaatggagaatgactgacttttggtcagttgtggaactgcaacaaatttcatttctgcatgagacccaatatGAGAAAGAGGTGCTCAGCCTTCCTGTCCTGAgcgactggagtggttttccaagtccaaataatgctattgcaaagtcatacatgtttctacCCAGTTTTCGCGTGTTAAGAGAacttgataaccactacactacggacaCTGCCATGCACTGAAATCGGCGGGCCAAGAGACTGTTCTGCGCCCGTGGCCAATCAAGCatgttttctttcattcttcatccaatctgattgacGACGTGACAGGAGaaaatggcagcagaaaaactaaatttggttgtttcattacaaataataatttcacgagGCGTTCGGCAGAGGAAAAGAACCCTAATCCCTAAACCAGTGTGGACtaagtaacgccgttagttttgcgataactaatactctaacactaaactaaacaattactttttaaattcagtaatgcatttaccgttaccaaacggtgcgttactccgttatctctggctacagtgaagatttttttccccacatgcgaagaccagaggaaacgtagctgccatgcgttcaaaaacatgacggtcatggcgagccaagaaaAGGCGAGTTTCTCAACGTGGagttattgtcattacagtaatccctggtttttcacaGGGTTTACGttacaaaaagaacccgtgataagtgaaattctttttacaattatagagggcttcaaattgcagagatcagcaccgcctcacacgtattccactgctcctCTGAGCCGCTGTTATTCATATAtcgatattcataattttattaataatcgatatcggccccccaaaaaaaatcgaaaaaaaataattttgatttctttttttttttttaagaaaatcggCTGCATAAAGtgcatatttacatttttgatgATTTAGCAGTGGCGGCCCGCCACTGCTAAATCATAGCCACCAcgcctgaattttttttttttattatacattttttttccattaaattacaggcttttctcgctctctcgtctcgtctctccttctctgagacataaaataaGCGCACCCTCCCTGTTACacacgtcagtcacgtgctgtcgtgtgtgcattatcattggcccccgacaagctgcaggtgtcggcgctgctgtccggcACCGCCGCTCACTTTAACTTTTCCAAattcggcctgtttgcgccatGAGCTCATCCGCGCGGTTGTTACgtgactcttttcaaagcaaaccggtttagtaaagacgggaggggatgttttctcctcacacgGCTCCGGAGAGCTGAGGAGCCGCTCAGCGCGACACGCGCAGCCCAgcatttaggctgatttatggttccgcgttacaccaacgcagagctacggcgtaagcgcgcgtcgccgcgtaccctacgccgtaggctacgccgtatggtacggcgtaggttctgcgtcgatttaacgaggaaccataattcaggcttttctcttccagagctgagaaacgtcaccaagtgttgcttaaatgtggccacatgaaattaatcactatcatcaaaacaaagtcaaacaagacgaCATGGCAtcatatttctaacaataaatgaaagtgatgcaaagtaaaggaggagaggatgaaacattgcagtccctgcacctacaatttaatataaaggtgctctaaggggcccctcctgctcagagcagctcatcctggtaaaaccaggtaaaaccaggtaaaaccaggtaaaaccaggtaaaaccaggaccagaacatgcaTTTTTGGACATTTACtccacaataaataaataaacaataatattaTGAACCTGAGGGTTTGACTTGTGGTGTTCTTTGACTTATTGTTTACACTTTACACAGTTTGAGTTACAGTATGAAGATTCCTCTTATTTAAGTTCTCCCATgcagctttgtttttatttatcattattgaGGAATGCTGGTGTAAAGaagagggatggggggggggggggtggagggaTTGCATCTAATGTGATcatttactgaaatactgcattttctttttgtattaagaatgttctagttaaagcaataaattgctcaccattcatttaaatgaattcttgtattgaaatttgttttctcccaaaaaggtaaaaaagggtaataatcgtatcagctgatatcggctatcggtctttttgatttccccctaatcggtgatcaaaataatcgaaaaaaaagctgatcggtcggacactagttttttccagagaagaaaatagttatgggtcgttgttgtcgctcttttttcattctgggcaaaaagattcttataaaccgacatgctaccatggattatatctgagactgtaatgaacgattcatcaaaggttcttgagctgctgctgaagctcattggccattCTCATCTTGTTGCTAAgaaaccaacgttattgacacaggaagtgaagaagcggggagactgtttagaatgcacacgatgcacaatgtaaatccatacagtacctgctgaaatgaaggctagaggggcatggAATGggaacatttaaaataatgtttttatttaaagtaactaaaaagttacttttcatagtaacacattactttttggtctaagtaactgagttactaactgagttactttttaatgaagtaactgttaggtctaaatcaacattacatacgtttgtaacgaggaaagacacagagactggcTTGAATGGTCTTTTAAcacacttctgcagaagggggagAGCAACGCAACAGGGGCAGAGCCCCTGACAGCAAAATGCTTCCTAAATGCTTCCCCTCTGcatgatgcttttattaagaaacttgacaggaaatgaccatatatggcagtgaacagtgaacagtagacaatgggttgaagtgataacgtgtgattGAGTCAATCACACTACAGTAGACAGATGTCACCAGGCAGTCCAAAAccctgagtagatcaggaagtggctgctgtgacttctgttaacagagcatgtgacagtttcgtaaggacaaaacaagtttaaagattgattaatctCACAGTAACtaataacggtaactagttactattttcagtaactagcacaacactgatcctaaccctaatccccactcgccagtcCGCCCCCCCAAAATGATTTTATCACCAGCTGCCACTGCtctgtgcagtttttttttaccgTTAGTGCAAATAATTTAGTTTATATCTCCATTAGGAGCTCTTCTTTGCACTCCGACATCTTGTTTGTagcgttttttttaaaaaacactgggaaaaaaacaacaaaatgaggCATGTATCTGCTACCTTAAGCTAGCGCTTCCTCAGTTAGCTTGCTCTCACACGTGTCCGGCGTTACAGCGTTTTTCTCCCGAGTTGGAAAAGTATTTCACCGTGAAACAATGTCCATTAATCATCTCCAAATTGTTACAGCACTCACTGGGACGACTTGGTGCATAAGACATGGACTTTATTTCAGCCGAAGACAGGGTAAAACCATACGGTTGCTCTGAGGCATTCAGTACATTTCTCTGCTTTTTTCCCTCAACTCTAAAAACCAACAAAGAACAAGGGCTTCTTCTCTGGTGCTAACCAGCACTATCATGTTAGTGACACAGTTGCTCTGCTGGCGTTATCTAACAGGCGCTACACATGTAACTCAAGGTTTTGTAATCAAGGTCTGGATCTCTACGTACACATACCTAGATATATACGAAAAAGAACCATGTCCCATgaaggccggttagctcagaaggtcagagcgtggtgctaataacgccaaggtcatgggttcgatccccatactggccaaactggttACCAGTTAAACTCTGGGGATCTTACAAAGTTTCAGTTTTTAAAGATCGTATGTTTCATTGTTAACTTTACGTGGACCAAGAATTATTCACGTCTGCAGGATCATCTGCCTTGAAGAAATGAGGAAATAAAGATGACTTTTAAACATAAGGAATGTAATACGTTTATAAAGCGAGgggaagtttatttgtaatagaCATTCCAtgtacaattcaaagtgctttacattaaaacatttgaaaaatgagGATAGAAATATGTGTCAGTGATAAAGAATTATCATCCAACAATAAAAAAGGCTCTAGATGCTCTGGTTCTCCAGGTtctctgacaggttgttgtggccgagtggtaaAGGCGTTCGCATGccttatatttataaaaatatgaagaaaagaagaaactaaATATTCAGACAATAACCTGAGTATCTCAGCTGTTGCATTTCGACTCCTGTGTAACTTatttggtgatgtggggactgtcgtgccCTTCATGTGTGGTAGTGAACTTGTTGTTGAAGTCACTTTTCCTTATAtgttggacttcactgcatccccagtgagtgtcgccataagacaaaacctcagaaatgtgcgtaAGCCAGAATTAATGTGTGCGTGAAGGACCACAACTTTTCACAttcaatcactttttgaacatccaaccgtaagcgtagaaagtggcgcacgtacactctttgtacatgaggccccatgAGTTTTAAATCACAATTTTGTCTGAGGTTAAGACATCCAAGATTTAacaaacctttttttccccattcaaATATtaatcgttgttggcaggatttgaacctgcgcggggaatccccaatggatttcgagtccatcgccttaaccactcggccacaacaaccactcCTATATGTGTGAATCTGCAGAATCAGACACTTTAGAGAATTTTTAAAACTGGATGATTTTACTTTATCACTTTGACACAtatttttatcttcattttttaaatgttgctattaaatcaatttaaattgtacatgaaatgtggtatacaaataaacttgccttggttCTTTTAAAGATTATCTtttgttcctcttttcatcAAGTCAGGTGATTATGCAGACTTGAACAATTCCAGGTACATATCAAcgttttctgttgcagctaaagtttgtctggttggtgaactcgtgaggatggataaataaaaaaactgaaagttcattatgaccctgatgtgagttgaacacatAACCTTCTGACCTGGAGTCAGACGCGCTACCATTGCACCACAGAGCCTTTTCTGAAATGGTCTGTATAACTGTATAGAGCATCTTTGgctgaatgagtcagcagctgaattctggttaccccggcaacaagaacctcgacttagaaccttccggtttggctgtgagaaaaacccagattttgt contains:
- the LOC133460778 gene encoding E3 SUMO-protein ligase ZBED1-like codes for the protein MKVVPEIVKLMSPLKLATKLLSEEKTPTLSIVAPMLAKLRSDFGAKHSDLSVIGKMKDQFRNDFDSRYNYIQDFLDNASALDPRFKELNFVNNTAKDVIFLRIAEEVEDMARADGMLDDGQAADAEGDGRRHGEEDAEAEEEFEEEIEEEENKVQEMEEEERGEPEPPKKKSALDLLLGTFLTPRAPEKTIRERAKEEISKYRGRDGLGVNGDVLQWWKDQVDLPLLSKLARSYLSIPATSVPSERVFSTAGDIITAERSRLLPEHVDQLIFLKKNLKKSHMK